From a region of the Mycobacterium intracellulare ATCC 13950 genome:
- a CDS encoding RNA polymerase sigma factor SigF: MTPRAAGGSVSRPNEYADVPDMFRELASVAADSMELQRQRDKIVERCLPLADHIARRFEGRGEPRDDLVQVARVGLVNAVVRFDVDAGSDFVSFAVPTIMGEVRRHFRDNSWSVKVPRRLKELHLRLGTATADLSQRLGRAPTATELAAELEMDREEVVEGLVAGSSYNTLSIDSGGGGEEEEARAIADTLGDVDTGLDRIEDQESLRPLLEALPERERTVLVLRFFESMTQTQIAERVGISQMHVSRLLAKSLTRLRDQLQ, from the coding sequence GTGACACCGCGAGCTGCCGGCGGTTCGGTCTCGCGTCCGAACGAGTACGCCGATGTTCCGGACATGTTCCGTGAGTTGGCCTCCGTCGCGGCCGATTCCATGGAACTTCAGCGCCAACGGGACAAGATCGTCGAGCGCTGCCTTCCGCTGGCCGACCACATCGCGCGCCGCTTCGAGGGCCGCGGCGAGCCGCGCGACGACCTCGTCCAGGTGGCGCGCGTCGGGTTGGTCAACGCGGTGGTGCGTTTCGACGTCGACGCCGGCTCCGACTTCGTTTCGTTCGCGGTGCCCACGATCATGGGCGAGGTCCGCCGCCACTTCCGCGACAACAGCTGGTCGGTCAAGGTGCCACGGCGCCTCAAGGAACTGCACTTGCGGCTCGGCACCGCCACCGCCGATCTGTCCCAACGGCTGGGCCGTGCGCCCACCGCGACCGAACTCGCCGCCGAGCTCGAGATGGACCGCGAAGAGGTGGTCGAGGGCCTGGTCGCCGGCAGCTCCTACAACACCTTGTCGATCGACAGTGGGGGCGGGGGCGAGGAAGAGGAAGCTCGCGCGATCGCCGACACCCTCGGCGACGTGGACACCGGCCTGGACCGCATCGAAGACCAGGAATCGTTGCGCCCGTTGCTCGAGGCGCTGCCCGAGCGGGAACGAACGGTGTTGGTGCTGCGGTTCTTCGAGTCGATGACGCAGACGCAGATCGCCGAGCGGGTCGGCATCTCACAGATGCACGTCTCGCGCCTACTGGCGAAATCGCTAACGCGGCTGCGGGACCAATTGCAATAG
- a CDS encoding ATP-binding protein — protein sequence MNDAGSHANKRPRGHRAVELHVAARLENLAMLRTLVGAIGTFEDLDFDAVADLRLAVDEVCTRLIRSATPDATLSVVVDPQDDQLVVEASAACDTHDVVSPGSFSWHVLTSLADDVQTFHDGREPNETGSVFGITLTARRAASSR from the coding sequence ATGAACGATGCTGGATCGCACGCTAACAAGCGTCCGCGCGGCCATCGCGCCGTCGAACTTCACGTCGCAGCTCGGCTGGAGAACCTCGCGATGCTGCGCACCCTGGTCGGCGCGATCGGCACCTTCGAGGACCTGGATTTCGATGCGGTGGCGGACCTGCGACTCGCGGTCGATGAGGTGTGCACCAGGTTGATTCGCTCGGCCACTCCCGACGCGACGCTGAGCGTCGTGGTCGATCCGCAGGACGACCAATTGGTGGTGGAGGCTTCCGCGGCATGCGACACCCACGATGTGGTGTCGCCCGGCAGCTTCAGTTGGCATGTGCTGACGTCGTTGGCCGACGACGTGCAGACTTTTCACGATGGTCGCGAACCCAATGAAACCGGCAGTGTTTTCGGCATCACACTGACGGCGCGACGGGCGGCCTCCAGCAGGTGA
- a CDS encoding acetyl/propionyl/methylcrotonyl-CoA carboxylase subunit alpha, which translates to MASHASSRISKVLVANRGEIAVRVIRAARDAGLSSVAVYAEPDADAPHVRLADEAFALGGQTSAESYLDFGKLLDAAAKSGANAVHPGYGFLSENADFAQAVLDAGLIWIGPSPQSIRDLGDKVTARHIAARAQAPLVPGTPDPVKDADEVVAFAKEYGVPIAIKAAFGGGGRGMKVARTIEEIPHLYESAVREAVAAFGRGECFVERYLDKPRHVEAQVIADQHGNVIVAGTRDCSLQRRFQKLVEEAPAPFLTDAQRKEIHESAKRICKEAHYYGAGTVEYLVGQDGLISFLEVNTRLQVEHPVTEETAGIDLVLQQFKIANGEKLDLTEDPTPRGHAIEFRINGEDAGRGFLPAPGPVTRYDIPTGPGVRLDSGVEAGSVIGGQFDSMLSKLIVYGATREEALARSRRALDEFHVEGLATVIPFHRAVVSDPAFIGDGESFSVHTRWIETEWDNTIEPFTAGEPLDDEADARPRQKVVVEVGGRRLEVSLPGDLALSGGGSGGGEAGVIRKKPKARKRGAHAGAAASGDAVTAPMQGTVVKVAVEEGQEVAAGDLVVVLEAMKMENPVTAHKDGVITGLAVEPGAAITQGTVLAEIK; encoded by the coding sequence GTGGCCAGTCACGCCAGCTCGAGGATCTCCAAAGTCCTCGTCGCCAACCGCGGCGAGATCGCTGTCCGGGTGATCCGCGCGGCCCGCGACGCGGGCCTGTCCAGCGTGGCGGTGTACGCCGAACCCGACGCCGACGCGCCGCACGTGCGGCTGGCCGACGAGGCGTTCGCGTTGGGCGGTCAGACGTCCGCGGAGTCCTACCTGGACTTCGGCAAGCTCCTCGACGCGGCGGCCAAGTCCGGCGCCAACGCCGTGCACCCCGGCTACGGATTCCTCTCGGAGAACGCCGATTTCGCTCAGGCTGTGCTAGACGCAGGCCTGATCTGGATCGGCCCCAGCCCGCAGTCCATCCGCGACCTCGGTGACAAGGTCACCGCCCGCCACATCGCCGCCCGCGCCCAGGCGCCGCTGGTGCCCGGCACCCCCGACCCCGTCAAGGACGCCGACGAGGTGGTGGCATTCGCCAAGGAGTACGGCGTGCCGATCGCGATCAAGGCCGCCTTCGGCGGCGGCGGCCGCGGCATGAAGGTGGCCCGCACCATCGAGGAGATCCCGCACCTCTACGAGTCGGCCGTGCGTGAGGCCGTCGCGGCGTTCGGCCGCGGCGAGTGCTTCGTCGAGCGCTACCTGGACAAGCCGCGCCACGTGGAGGCGCAGGTGATCGCCGACCAGCACGGCAACGTCATCGTCGCCGGCACCCGCGACTGCTCGCTGCAGCGCCGGTTCCAGAAGCTGGTGGAAGAGGCGCCCGCGCCGTTCCTGACCGACGCGCAGCGCAAGGAGATCCACGAGTCGGCCAAGCGGATCTGCAAGGAGGCCCACTACTACGGCGCCGGGACCGTCGAATACCTGGTCGGCCAGGACGGCCTGATCTCCTTCCTGGAGGTCAACACGCGCCTGCAGGTCGAGCACCCGGTCACCGAGGAGACCGCCGGCATCGACCTGGTGCTGCAGCAGTTCAAGATCGCCAACGGCGAGAAGCTGGACCTCACCGAGGACCCCACCCCGCGCGGGCACGCCATCGAGTTCCGGATCAACGGCGAGGACGCCGGGCGAGGCTTCCTGCCGGCGCCCGGCCCGGTCACCCGCTACGACATCCCGACCGGGCCCGGGGTCCGGCTGGATTCGGGCGTCGAGGCCGGTTCGGTCATCGGCGGGCAGTTCGACTCCATGCTGTCCAAGCTGATCGTGTACGGCGCCACCCGCGAGGAGGCGCTGGCCCGCTCCCGTCGCGCCCTGGACGAATTCCACGTCGAGGGGCTCGCCACGGTCATCCCGTTCCACCGCGCCGTCGTGAGTGACCCGGCGTTCATCGGTGACGGCGAGAGCTTCTCGGTCCACACGCGCTGGATCGAGACCGAGTGGGACAACACCATCGAACCGTTCACCGCCGGCGAGCCCCTCGACGACGAAGCCGACGCCCGGCCCCGCCAGAAGGTCGTCGTGGAGGTCGGCGGCCGCCGGCTCGAGGTGTCGCTGCCCGGTGACCTGGCGCTGTCGGGCGGGGGCTCCGGCGGCGGCGAGGCGGGTGTCATCCGCAAGAAGCCCAAGGCCCGTAAGCGGGGGGCGCACGCCGGTGCGGCCGCCTCCGGCGACGCGGTCACCGCGCCCATGCAGGGCACCGTGGTCAAGGTCGCCGTCGAGGAGGGCCAGGAGGTTGCCGCCGGCGACCTGGTGGTGGTCCTCGAGGCGATGAAGATGGAGAACCCGGTCACCGCGCACAAGGACGGCGTCATCACCGGGCTCGCGGTCGAGCCCGGTGCGGCCATCACGCAGGGCACGGTGCTGGCCGAGATCAAGTAG
- a CDS encoding Lrp/AsnC family transcriptional regulator codes for MSETLDDVDRILVRELVADGRATLAELAASARLSVSAVQSRVRRLEARGVIAGYSARVDPEAVGHLLSAFVAITPLDPSQPDDAPARLEHIEEIESCHSVAGEESYVLLVRVASARALEDLLQRIRTAANVKTRSTIILNTFYADRQHIP; via the coding sequence ATGAGTGAGACGCTCGACGATGTCGACCGGATCCTGGTGCGCGAACTGGTCGCCGACGGGCGCGCGACGCTGGCGGAGCTGGCGGCCAGCGCCCGGCTGTCGGTGTCGGCGGTCCAGTCGAGGGTGCGCCGCCTCGAGGCCCGCGGCGTGATCGCCGGATACTCGGCGCGCGTCGACCCGGAGGCCGTCGGGCACCTGCTGTCGGCGTTCGTGGCCATCACTCCTCTGGATCCCTCTCAACCCGATGATGCGCCCGCCCGCCTCGAGCACATCGAGGAAATCGAATCGTGTCACTCGGTGGCCGGCGAAGAAAGCTACGTCCTGCTGGTGCGCGTCGCGTCCGCCCGGGCGCTCGAGGACCTGCTGCAGCGGATCCGGACGGCGGCGAACGTCAAGACCCGCAGCACCATCATCCTGAATACTTTTTACGCGGACAGGCAGCATATTCCATAA
- the usfY gene encoding protein UsfY, whose product MGDTYHDPVDHLRTTRPLAGESLIDVLHWPGYLLVVAGVIGTCGSLAAFATGHHHEGMTAGVTAVVAAVLGLIWLGLEHRRIRRLADRWYSEHPEVLRQRPAS is encoded by the coding sequence ATGGGAGACACCTATCACGACCCCGTCGACCATCTCAGGACCACGCGGCCGCTCGCCGGCGAGTCGCTGATCGACGTCCTGCACTGGCCGGGGTACCTGTTGGTGGTCGCGGGGGTGATCGGCACCTGCGGGAGCCTGGCGGCCTTCGCGACCGGACACCACCACGAAGGCATGACCGCGGGCGTCACCGCCGTCGTCGCCGCGGTGCTGGGTCTGATCTGGCTGGGCTTGGAGCACCGGCGGATACGCAGGCTCGCGGATCGCTGGTACTCCGAACATCCCGAGGTGCTGCGGCAAAGGCCCGCCAGCTAG
- the lat gene encoding L-lysine 6-transaminase, producing MTAALERFARAGRRPDADRDPGRVHEVLARSMLIDGFDFVLDLDRSHGSYLYDARDGRRYLDMFSFFASSALGMNHPALAGDDAFRAELVTAALNKPSNSDVYSVAMARFVETFARVLGDPALPHLFFVDGGALAVENALKVAFDWKSRFNEARGLDPALGTRVLHLRGAFHGRSGYTLSLTNTNPVTVDRFPTFDWPRIDAPYIRPGADVAALEAASLAQARAAFEAHPHDIACFVAEPIQGEGGDRHFRPEFFAAMRELCDRHDALLIFDEVQTGCGLTGTAWAYRQFGVQPDVVAFGKKTQVCGIMAGRRVDEVADNVFAVPSRLNSTWGGNLADMVRARRILEVIEADELFDRAAAQGAYLLGCLEQLAAEFPGVVLEPRGRGLMCAFSLPSAADRDELIRRLWRRAVIVLPSGRDGVRFRPALTVTRAEIDAAMRAIRGALTDRP from the coding sequence ATGACGGCCGCCCTGGAACGCTTCGCCCGCGCCGGTCGCCGCCCGGACGCCGACCGCGATCCCGGCCGCGTCCATGAGGTGCTGGCGCGCAGCATGCTGATCGACGGCTTCGACTTCGTCCTGGATCTGGACCGCTCGCACGGCTCCTACCTCTATGACGCCCGCGACGGCCGGCGCTACCTCGACATGTTCTCGTTCTTCGCCTCCTCGGCGCTGGGCATGAACCACCCGGCGCTGGCCGGCGACGACGCATTCCGGGCGGAGCTCGTCACCGCCGCGCTGAACAAGCCCAGCAATTCCGACGTCTACTCGGTGGCGATGGCCCGTTTCGTCGAGACGTTCGCCCGGGTGCTGGGCGACCCGGCGCTGCCGCACCTGTTCTTCGTCGACGGCGGGGCGCTCGCGGTGGAGAACGCGCTCAAGGTGGCGTTCGACTGGAAGAGCCGGTTCAACGAGGCGCGCGGCCTCGACCCCGCGCTGGGCACCCGGGTGCTGCACCTGCGCGGCGCCTTCCACGGCCGCAGCGGCTACACGCTGTCGCTGACCAACACCAACCCGGTCACCGTGGATCGCTTCCCCACGTTCGACTGGCCGCGCATCGACGCCCCCTATATCCGGCCGGGGGCCGACGTGGCCGCGCTCGAGGCCGCGTCGCTGGCCCAGGCCCGCGCGGCCTTCGAGGCCCACCCGCACGACATCGCCTGCTTTGTGGCCGAACCGATCCAGGGGGAAGGCGGGGACCGCCACTTCCGGCCGGAGTTCTTCGCCGCCATGCGCGAGCTGTGCGACCGGCACGACGCGCTGCTGATCTTCGACGAGGTGCAGACCGGTTGCGGCCTGACCGGAACCGCTTGGGCCTACCGGCAATTCGGCGTGCAACCCGACGTGGTCGCATTCGGCAAGAAGACCCAGGTGTGCGGCATCATGGCGGGCCGCCGCGTCGACGAGGTCGCCGACAACGTGTTCGCGGTGCCGTCCCGGCTGAACTCCACGTGGGGCGGCAACCTGGCCGACATGGTGCGCGCCCGCCGCATCCTGGAGGTGATCGAGGCCGACGAACTCTTCGATCGCGCCGCCGCCCAGGGCGCCTACCTGCTGGGCTGCCTCGAGCAACTCGCCGCCGAGTTCCCCGGCGTCGTCCTCGAGCCCCGCGGCCGCGGGCTGATGTGCGCGTTCAGCCTGCCGAGCGCCGCCGACCGCGACGAGCTGATCCGCCGGCTGTGGCGGCGCGCGGTGATCGTGCTGCCCTCGGGCCGCGACGGCGTCCGGTTCCGCCCGGCGCTGACCGTCACGCGCGCCGAGATCGACGCCGCGATGCGGGCCATTCGCGGCGCCCTGACCGACCGGCCCTGA
- a CDS encoding STAS domain-containing protein, with product MESAMSVAQSWQQSRTAQFTARWGPTGTLITVDGELDAANADQLAAYVQQSVNRSRRVILDLRGLKFIGTAGFSTLHRINVVCSAAQVSWAMAPSPAVSRLLRVCDPDGTLPVTTPKAEPLLEPLRVDEGENPRPLLQLVPQPR from the coding sequence ATGGAGTCAGCAATGTCTGTGGCGCAATCGTGGCAACAAAGCCGCACGGCGCAGTTCACCGCCCGGTGGGGCCCGACGGGCACCCTGATCACGGTCGACGGTGAGCTCGACGCGGCCAATGCGGATCAGCTCGCCGCGTACGTCCAACAGAGCGTCAACCGCTCCCGGCGGGTGATCCTCGACCTGCGCGGCCTGAAGTTCATTGGCACCGCGGGCTTTTCGACCCTGCACCGGATCAACGTGGTGTGCTCGGCCGCGCAGGTGTCGTGGGCCATGGCGCCGAGCCCGGCGGTGTCGAGGTTGCTGCGCGTCTGCGATCCGGACGGCACGCTCCCGGTGACGACGCCGAAGGCCGAGCCGCTGCTCGAGCCGCTGCGGGTCGATGAGGGCGAAAACCCCCGGCCGCTATTGCAATTGGTCCCGCAGCCGCGTTAG
- a CDS encoding SufE family protein gives MSMPAPLAEVVSDFAEVEGQDKLKLLLEFADELPDLPPELEERAMEPVPECQTPLFLHVDASDPNRVRLHFSAPAESPTTRGFASILATGLDEQPAAEILAVPEDFYDDLGLAALISPLRLRGLSAMLARIKRRLRESTG, from the coding sequence ATGAGCATGCCCGCGCCGCTGGCCGAGGTGGTCTCCGACTTCGCCGAGGTCGAGGGCCAGGACAAGCTGAAGCTGCTGCTGGAATTCGCCGACGAGCTGCCGGACCTGCCGCCCGAGCTCGAAGAGCGGGCCATGGAGCCGGTGCCCGAGTGCCAGACGCCGCTGTTTCTGCACGTCGACGCCAGCGACCCGAACCGGGTGCGGTTGCACTTCAGCGCGCCCGCCGAATCGCCGACCACCCGGGGTTTCGCGTCGATCCTGGCCACCGGCCTGGACGAGCAGCCGGCCGCCGAAATCCTGGCGGTGCCCGAGGATTTCTACGACGACCTCGGGTTGGCCGCGCTGATCAGCCCGCTGCGATTGCGCGGCCTGTCGGCGATGCTCGCGCGCATCAAGCGCAGGCTGCGCGAGTCGACCGGATAA
- a CDS encoding Maf family protein — MTRLVLASASAGRLKVLRQAGVDPLVVVSGVDEDAVAAALGPGAEPPDVVCALARAKAEQVAGGLDGAVAADCVVLGCDSMLSLDGRLCGKPGSADAAASQWRRMGGRSGGLHTGHCLLRMSDGAITHCEVESACTTVYFAEPTETDLRAYVAGGEPWHVAGGFTLDGLGGWFVDGIDGDPSNVIGVSLPLLRRLLGRAGLSVAALWAGN, encoded by the coding sequence TTGACCCGCCTGGTGCTGGCGTCGGCCTCGGCCGGCCGGCTCAAGGTGTTGCGTCAGGCCGGCGTCGACCCGCTGGTCGTGGTGTCCGGCGTCGACGAGGACGCGGTCGCGGCCGCGCTGGGACCCGGCGCGGAGCCGCCCGACGTGGTGTGCGCCCTGGCCCGGGCCAAGGCCGAACAGGTCGCCGGCGGGCTGGACGGCGCCGTCGCGGCCGATTGCGTTGTCCTTGGCTGTGATTCGATGCTTTCCCTCGACGGCCGGCTGTGCGGCAAGCCCGGGTCGGCCGACGCCGCGGCGAGCCAGTGGCGCCGCATGGGCGGGCGCTCCGGCGGGCTGCACACCGGGCACTGCCTGCTGCGGATGTCCGACGGCGCGATCACCCATTGCGAGGTCGAATCCGCTTGCACCACAGTCTATTTCGCCGAACCGACGGAGACCGATCTGCGCGCCTACGTGGCCGGCGGCGAACCGTGGCACGTGGCTGGCGGCTTCACCCTCGACGGGCTGGGCGGCTGGTTCGTCGACGGCATCGACGGCGACCCGTCGAACGTGATCGGCGTGAGCCTGCCGCTGCTGCGGCGCCTGCTGGGGCGGGCCGGGCTGTCGGTGGCCGCGCTGTGGGCCGGCAATTGA
- the hglS gene encoding 2-oxoadipate dioxygenase/decarboxylase codes for MTRAKWLPTWQLRALFAAGLSAMYAAEVPAYGTLVAVSEQVNADVVARQPDAERFGSLRRVTAERHGAIRVGSPAELAAVADLFAAFGMLPVGYYDLRCAASPVPVVSTAFRPVDANELSLNPFRVFTSMLATRDARFFDHDLRRRVEAFLARRRLFDPALLAGARTIAADGGCARDCAHEFVAAAVAAFALSAEPIDKSWYDELSRVSAVAADIAGVGSTHLNHLTPRVLDIDDLYRRMTGRGITMIDAIQGPPRTDGPAVLLRQTSFRALAEPRRFRGADGRITEGALRVRFGEVEARGVALTPKGRARYDAAMSAADPAAVWAEHFPPTDEQMAAEGLGYYRGGDPSAPIVYEDFLPASAAGIFRSNLDSDAETADAPDESGYDAQWLAGAIGRDIADPYALYEEACA; via the coding sequence GTGACCCGCGCGAAATGGCTGCCGACGTGGCAGCTTCGCGCGTTGTTCGCGGCGGGCCTCTCGGCGATGTACGCCGCCGAGGTGCCCGCTTACGGCACCCTGGTCGCGGTGAGCGAGCAGGTCAACGCCGATGTCGTGGCGCGCCAGCCCGACGCCGAACGGTTCGGCTCGCTGCGGCGCGTCACCGCCGAGCGGCACGGCGCCATCCGTGTCGGCAGCCCGGCCGAATTGGCCGCGGTCGCCGACCTGTTCGCCGCGTTCGGCATGCTCCCGGTCGGCTACTACGACCTGCGCTGCGCGGCCTCCCCCGTCCCGGTGGTGTCGACCGCCTTCCGGCCGGTCGATGCAAACGAGCTGTCGCTCAACCCTTTTCGGGTGTTCACCTCGATGCTGGCCACGCGCGACGCGCGCTTCTTCGACCATGACCTGCGCCGCCGCGTCGAGGCCTTCCTGGCGCGCCGCCGGCTGTTCGATCCCGCGTTGCTCGCCGGCGCGCGCACCATCGCCGCCGACGGCGGCTGCGCCCGCGACTGCGCGCACGAGTTCGTCGCGGCGGCGGTGGCGGCGTTCGCCTTGTCGGCCGAGCCCATCGACAAGTCCTGGTACGACGAGTTGTCGCGGGTGTCCGCGGTGGCCGCCGACATCGCCGGCGTCGGCTCCACCCACCTCAACCACCTGACGCCGCGCGTCCTCGACATCGACGATCTGTACCGACGGATGACCGGGCGGGGCATCACGATGATCGACGCCATCCAGGGGCCGCCGCGCACCGACGGGCCGGCGGTCCTGTTGCGCCAGACCTCTTTTCGCGCCCTGGCCGAACCCCGCCGGTTCCGCGGCGCCGACGGCCGGATCACCGAGGGGGCGCTGCGGGTGCGCTTCGGCGAGGTGGAGGCCCGCGGTGTCGCGCTGACCCCGAAGGGCCGCGCGCGCTACGACGCCGCGATGAGCGCCGCCGACCCGGCCGCGGTGTGGGCGGAGCACTTTCCGCCCACCGACGAGCAGATGGCCGCCGAGGGGCTGGGCTACTACCGCGGCGGTGACCCGTCGGCTCCGATCGTCTACGAGGACTTCCTGCCGGCGTCGGCGGCGGGCATCTTCCGGTCGAACCTGGACAGCGACGCCGAAACCGCCGACGCGCCAGACGAATCCGGCTACGACGCGCAGTGGCTGGCCGGGGCGATCGGCCGCGACATCGCTGACCCCTACGCGCTCTACGAGGAGGCCTGCGCATGA
- the amaB gene encoding L-piperidine-6-carboxylate dehydrogenase produces MTTEQLRARVLGAFDAIGVTASLGEPDAHGLPASTPITGEVLFTVAPTTPERAERAITEAAQAFSVWRTTPAPVRGALVARLAELLTEHKRELATLVTVEVGKITSEAAGEVQEMIDVCQFAVGLSRQLYGRTIASERPGHRLLETWHPLGVVGVITAFNFPVAVWAWNAALALVCGDPVVWKPSELTPLTALATQALIARAAADVGAPPAVSSLVLGDRDLGGLLVDDPRVALVSATGSVRMGREVGPRVAARFGRVLLELGGNNAAIVTPSADLDLAVRAVVFAAAGTAGQRCTSLRRLIVHESVADEVVDRVVSAFRRLPIGDPSAPGTLVGPLIHETAYRDMVGALESARADGGEVIDGDRRHPQGREQPSAYYVAPAVVRMPAQTAIVATETFAPILYVLTYDRLGDAIALNNAVPQGLSSSIFTTDLREAERFLAESDCGIANVNIGTSGAEIGGAFGGEKETGGGRESGTDSWKAYMRQSTNTVNYSGELPLAQGVKFG; encoded by the coding sequence ATGACCACCGAACAGTTACGCGCCCGGGTGCTGGGGGCATTCGACGCGATCGGCGTCACCGCGAGCCTCGGCGAGCCGGACGCTCATGGGCTGCCGGCCAGCACGCCGATCACCGGCGAGGTGCTCTTCACCGTCGCCCCCACCACGCCCGAGCGCGCCGAGCGGGCGATCACCGAAGCGGCCCAAGCGTTTTCGGTGTGGCGAACCACGCCCGCGCCGGTGCGCGGCGCGCTGGTGGCGCGGCTGGCCGAGTTGCTGACCGAACACAAGCGCGAGCTGGCCACCCTGGTGACCGTCGAGGTCGGCAAGATCACCTCCGAGGCGGCCGGCGAGGTGCAGGAGATGATCGACGTCTGCCAGTTCGCCGTCGGCCTGTCGCGCCAGCTGTACGGGCGCACCATCGCGTCGGAACGGCCCGGGCACCGGCTGCTGGAGACCTGGCACCCGCTCGGCGTGGTCGGAGTGATCACCGCGTTCAACTTCCCGGTCGCCGTGTGGGCGTGGAACGCCGCGCTGGCCCTGGTGTGCGGGGACCCCGTGGTGTGGAAGCCCTCGGAGCTGACGCCGTTGACGGCGCTGGCCACCCAGGCGCTGATCGCCCGCGCCGCGGCCGACGTCGGCGCCCCGCCCGCGGTGAGCTCCCTGGTGCTCGGCGACCGCGACCTCGGCGGGCTGCTGGTCGACGACCCCCGGGTCGCGCTGGTGTCCGCGACCGGTTCGGTGCGGATGGGCCGCGAGGTGGGCCCCCGCGTCGCCGCGCGGTTCGGCCGGGTGCTGCTGGAGCTGGGCGGCAACAACGCCGCCATCGTGACCCCGTCGGCCGACCTGGACCTCGCGGTGCGCGCCGTGGTGTTCGCCGCCGCCGGCACCGCCGGCCAGCGCTGCACCAGCCTGCGCCGGCTCATCGTCCACGAATCGGTGGCCGACGAGGTGGTGGACCGCGTCGTGTCCGCCTTCCGGCGACTGCCCATCGGCGACCCGTCCGCGCCGGGCACGCTCGTCGGGCCGCTGATCCACGAGACCGCCTACCGCGACATGGTGGGGGCGCTGGAATCCGCGCGCGCCGACGGCGGCGAGGTCATCGACGGCGACCGCAGGCACCCGCAGGGTCGCGAGCAGCCGAGCGCCTACTACGTCGCGCCGGCCGTGGTGCGCATGCCCGCTCAGACCGCCATCGTGGCGACCGAGACCTTCGCGCCCATCCTCTACGTGCTGACCTACGACCGGCTGGGCGACGCGATCGCCCTCAATAACGCCGTGCCACAGGGGCTTTCGTCGTCCATCTTCACCACGGACCTGCGCGAGGCCGAACGGTTCCTGGCCGAATCCGACTGCGGAATCGCCAATGTCAACATCGGCACCTCGGGCGCCGAGATCGGCGGCGCGTTCGGCGGCGAGAAGGAAACCGGCGGCGGGCGGGAATCCGGCACGGATTCGTGGAAGGCCTACATGCGCCAAAGTACCAATACCGTCAATTATTCCGGTGAGTTGCCGCTGGCCCAGGGCGTGAAGTTCGGATGA
- a CDS encoding sulfurtransferase yields the protein MALPPDPSPTLSNYAHPERLVTADWLSAHLGTPGLVIVESDEDVLLYDVGHIPGAVKVDWHTDLNDPRVRDYIDGAQFAELMDRKGIARDDTVVIYGDKSNWWAAYALWVFTLFGHPDVRLLNGGRDLWLAERRETTLDVPTKTSTGYPVVTRNDEPIRAFKDDVLGILGSQPLIDVRSPDEYTGKRTHMPEYPEEGVLRGGHIPTARSIPWAKAVDESGRFRSREELEELYGFLEPDDKTVVYCRIGERSSHTWFVLTHLLGKPGVRNYDGSWTEWGNTVRTPIVAGPEPGPAPGPVSV from the coding sequence GTGGCATTACCCCCCGATCCAAGCCCGACACTGTCGAACTACGCCCACCCCGAGCGACTGGTCACGGCCGACTGGCTGTCGGCCCACCTGGGCACCCCCGGCCTGGTGATCGTCGAGTCCGACGAGGACGTGCTGCTCTATGACGTGGGCCACATCCCCGGTGCGGTGAAAGTCGACTGGCACACCGATCTCAACGACCCGCGGGTCCGCGACTACATCGACGGTGCGCAGTTCGCGGAGTTGATGGACCGCAAGGGCATCGCCCGCGACGACACCGTGGTGATCTACGGCGACAAGAGCAACTGGTGGGCCGCCTATGCGCTGTGGGTGTTCACGTTGTTCGGCCACCCGGACGTGCGCCTACTCAACGGCGGCCGCGACCTGTGGCTGGCCGAACGCCGGGAGACCACGCTGGACGTCCCCACCAAGACGTCCACCGGCTACCCCGTCGTCACGCGCAACGACGAGCCCATCCGCGCCTTCAAGGACGACGTGCTGGGGATCCTCGGCAGCCAGCCGCTGATCGACGTGCGCTCGCCCGACGAGTACACCGGCAAACGCACGCACATGCCCGAGTACCCCGAGGAGGGCGTGCTGCGCGGCGGCCACATCCCCACCGCCCGGTCGATCCCGTGGGCCAAGGCGGTCGACGAGAGCGGCCGCTTCCGCAGCCGCGAGGAACTCGAGGAGCTCTATGGCTTCCTCGAGCCCGACGACAAGACCGTCGTGTACTGCCGCATCGGCGAACGGTCCAGCCACACGTGGTTCGTCCTGACGCACCTGCTGGGCAAGCCCGGCGTGCGCAACTACGACGGGTCGTGGACCGAGTGGGGCAACACCGTGCGCACCCCGATCGTCGCGGGCCCCGAACCGGGACCGGCACCGGGGCCCGTCTCCGTTTGA